A stretch of Arcobacter sp. F2176 DNA encodes these proteins:
- the hemH gene encoding ferrochelatase: MKKAVVLMNMGGPNNLDEVKVFLTNMFNDKYIIGAPQPIRAMIGFLITSLRTKESQKNYALLGGISPIVGHTKRLVRRLNERMEDKDIFYAMRYTPPFSKEVVKQLREYDEIIAFPMYPHYSSTTTKSSIEDFQKALKKAKINTPVKTINSYYDNEKYNKVIVERIKERLAGDNSEEFELVFSAHGLTQRVIDKGDLYQKHILANVECAKKELEKQGIKFKDIHVAYQSRLGPMEWLRPYMDDKLRELGDKVLVYPISFTVDNSETEFELVMEYKEIADEVGIKDYRVAKAPNHHPLFMEALSELFEQAV; this comes from the coding sequence TTGAAAAAAGCAGTTGTATTGATGAATATGGGTGGACCAAATAATTTAGATGAAGTAAAAGTTTTTTTGACAAATATGTTTAATGACAAATATATAATAGGCGCTCCTCAACCAATAAGAGCAATGATTGGATTTTTAATTACAAGTTTAAGAACAAAAGAATCACAAAAAAACTATGCTTTGCTTGGTGGAATATCACCAATAGTTGGACATACAAAAAGACTTGTTAGAAGATTAAATGAAAGAATGGAAGATAAAGATATCTTTTATGCCATGAGATATACTCCTCCTTTTTCAAAAGAAGTAGTAAAACAACTAAGAGAGTATGATGAAATTATTGCTTTTCCTATGTATCCACATTACTCTAGTACAACGACAAAGTCTTCAATTGAAGACTTTCAAAAGGCTTTAAAAAAGGCAAAGATAAATACTCCTGTTAAGACTATAAATAGTTATTATGACAATGAAAAATACAATAAAGTAATAGTTGAAAGAATAAAAGAGAGATTAGCTGGAGATAACTCAGAAGAGTTTGAATTGGTCTTTTCTGCCCATGGACTTACTCAAAGAGTTATTGACAAAGGTGATTTATATCAAAAACACATTTTAGCAAATGTTGAGTGTGCAAAAAAAGAGTTAGAAAAACAAGGGATAAAATTCAAAGATATCCATGTAGCTTATCAATCAAGACTTGGTCCTATGGAGTGGTTAAGACCTTATATGGATGATAAGTTAAGAGAACTTGGAGATAAAGTTTTAGTCTATCCTATCTCATTTACAGTAGATAATTCAGAGACAGAATTTGAACTTGTAATGGAGTATAAAGAGATAGCGGATGAGGTAGGAATAAAAGATTATAGAGTTGCAAAAGCTCCAAATCATCATCCACTTTTTATGGAAGCTTTAAGTGAGCTTTTTGAGCAGGCAGTATAA
- a CDS encoding NAD(P)-binding protein, which translates to MQKYDLAIIGSGIGGSLIGALNKDKSHILFEKDSNLGGCASTFKRFGNYYNAGATTFVGYEDNHLIKNIFKQIGYVPDIVESKIAIRTIQNKKVVDRIRDFEIFLSQIQENYPNKNNRIFWEKIKSIDEKFWQIKNIHFAKYSLKSYLKSLLTFKDLIGTFEMDLFKSANSFIKETLGEISQEYQSFIDAQLLITVQSKSKDVSLLSMSLGLSYPFHKVFYVNNGMGTIIEDLLKDVNVHKNEEIIKIRKSKDSYIINSSKGEYKAKNIVLNTTIYDSKNLFDKKIKNYYEKFDFSDQSAFTTYLTINSKEEFLEHYQIILKPDIPNCISNSFFISFSKLSDEKMSQNGYSVTISTHTKVTTWKILSKDDYKKQKELTQNFILEHFLDYFDNINIEQITKIFSATCLTFQRFIGRANCGGKAINVKSALQIPSCRTPFKGLYNVGDTIFAGQGWPGVALGASILNKELNEKL; encoded by the coding sequence ATGCAAAAGTATGATTTAGCAATAATTGGTTCTGGTATTGGGGGATCGTTAATTGGAGCATTGAATAAAGATAAAAGTCATATTCTTTTTGAAAAGGATTCTAATCTTGGGGGATGTGCTAGTACTTTTAAAAGATTTGGAAATTATTATAACGCAGGAGCTACTACTTTTGTAGGATATGAAGATAATCATCTTATAAAGAATATATTTAAACAAATTGGCTATGTACCTGATATAGTTGAATCAAAAATAGCAATAAGAACAATTCAAAATAAAAAAGTAGTAGATAGAATAAGAGATTTTGAAATTTTTTTATCTCAAATACAAGAAAACTATCCCAATAAAAATAATAGGATTTTTTGGGAAAAAATTAAAAGTATTGATGAAAAATTTTGGCAAATAAAAAATATACATTTTGCAAAATATAGTCTAAAGTCTTATTTGAAATCCTTGCTTACTTTTAAAGATTTGATTGGGACTTTTGAAATGGATTTATTTAAAAGTGCAAACTCTTTTATAAAAGAGACTTTGGGTGAGATAAGCCAAGAATATCAAAGTTTTATAGATGCTCAACTTCTTATTACGGTACAGAGTAAATCAAAAGATGTTTCTTTATTATCTATGTCTTTAGGATTATCTTACCCTTTTCATAAAGTATTTTATGTAAATAATGGCATGGGAACTATAATTGAAGATTTATTAAAAGATGTAAATGTTCACAAAAATGAAGAGATAATTAAAATCAGAAAATCAAAAGATTCTTATATAATTAATTCCTCAAAAGGTGAATATAAAGCAAAAAATATTGTGTTAAATACAACTATATATGATAGTAAAAATCTTTTTGATAAAAAAATAAAGAACTATTATGAAAAGTTTGATTTTAGTGATCAAAGTGCTTTTACGACATACCTTACAATTAATAGTAAAGAAGAGTTTTTAGAACACTATCAAATCATATTAAAGCCTGATATCCCAAATTGTATTTCCAACTCATTTTTTATCTCTTTTTCAAAACTAAGTGATGAGAAAATGAGTCAAAATGGATATAGTGTAACTATTTCAACTCATACAAAAGTCACTACTTGGAAAATTTTATCAAAAGATGATTATAAAAAACAAAAAGAGTTGACACAAAACTTTATATTAGAGCATTTTTTAGATTATTTTGATAATATAAATATAGAACAAATAACAAAAATATTCTCTGCTACTTGTTTGACTTTTCAAAGATTTATAGGAAGAGCAAATTGTGGAGGAAAAGCTATAAATGTAAAATCAGCTTTACAAATTCCTTCTTGTAGAACTCCTTTTAAGGGCTTATACAATGTAGGAGATACCATATTTGCTGGTCAAGGTTGGCCAGGTGTTGCTTTAGGTGCTAGTATATTAAATAAGGAGCTAAATGAAAAGCTTTGA
- a CDS encoding glutathione peroxidase, with protein sequence MKRLLSTLLFFIPMLGISQTSIYDIKVKTIDNEEISLSKYKNRVMLIVNVASKCGFTYQYEGLEKLHEKYSSKGLSILGFPCNQFMNQEPGTNEDIKEFCSLTYQVKFDMFSKIDVNGDDTSPLYKYLKSSQSGLFGTGIIKWNFTKFLVDRNGKVIKRYSPSTNPSEIENDIKELL encoded by the coding sequence ATGAAAAGATTACTATCAACTTTACTTTTTTTTATTCCTATGTTAGGAATATCTCAAACATCAATTTATGACATTAAAGTAAAAACTATAGATAATGAAGAAATATCTTTATCAAAATATAAAAATAGAGTTATGTTAATAGTAAATGTTGCTAGTAAATGTGGCTTTACTTATCAATATGAAGGCTTAGAAAAATTACATGAAAAATATTCTTCAAAAGGTTTAAGTATTTTGGGTTTTCCTTGTAACCAATTTATGAATCAAGAACCAGGAACAAATGAAGATATAAAAGAGTTTTGTTCCTTGACTTATCAAGTAAAATTTGACATGTTCTCAAAAATAGATGTAAATGGTGATGATACTTCACCTTTATATAAATATTTAAAATCATCTCAATCAGGTTTATTTGGTACAGGTATTATAAAATGGAATTTTACAAAGTTTTTAGTTGATAGAAATGGTAAAGTAATAAAAAGATACTCACCTTCCACTAATCCAAGTGAAATAGAAAATGACATAAAAGAGTTATTATGA
- a CDS encoding sensor histidine kinase: protein MKSFELQISYKDWLYIIIIGIFFGFLISLVFYYINEEIRYFSTIAFSTSCAFFISFFSFLFISISNFYILPNIQKKYWYFISFIFSFLAGWCGFSLTFFLFDDTYPIVKLISFYWLDISFTIGLLTFLIGLILHQFISMKYKNEIAHSEVLQTKLEALESELNPHFLFNALNSISELIYQDQKKAEESVLKLSKFLRNAITKKGLIDLKSEIDMLNTYLHIENIRFDEKIVFNLNCDEKYYDMLLPKFSIQLLVENAIKHGFTGKSLIIDVNVNDKKIEVTNSGKITSKVIFGVGLNNLQKRLQILKIGYLKSSIENDKMKFTIYRSNR, encoded by the coding sequence ATGAAAAGCTTTGAATTACAAATTTCTTATAAAGATTGGCTTTATATAATTATTATAGGAATATTCTTTGGTTTTTTGATTTCTTTAGTTTTTTATTATATAAATGAAGAGATTAGATATTTTTCAACTATAGCTTTTAGTACTTCATGTGCTTTTTTTATCTCTTTTTTTTCCTTTTTATTTATCTCTATTTCAAACTTTTATATTTTGCCAAATATTCAAAAAAAGTATTGGTATTTTATTAGTTTCATTTTCTCTTTTTTAGCTGGTTGGTGTGGTTTTTCTTTAACATTTTTTCTATTTGATGATACATACCCAATAGTAAAACTCATATCTTTTTATTGGTTAGATATAAGTTTTACTATTGGACTATTGACTTTTTTGATTGGTTTAATATTGCATCAGTTCATCTCAATGAAATATAAAAATGAAATAGCCCATAGTGAAGTTTTACAGACGAAATTAGAAGCTTTAGAAAGTGAGTTAAATCCTCACTTTTTATTTAATGCTTTAAATTCTATTTCTGAACTAATTTATCAAGACCAGAAAAAAGCAGAAGAATCAGTTTTAAAATTATCAAAGTTTTTAAGAAATGCGATTACAAAAAAAGGTTTGATTGATTTAAAAAGTGAAATTGATATGTTAAATACATATTTGCATATAGAAAATATAAGATTTGATGAAAAAATAGTTTTTAATTTAAATTGTGATGAAAAATACTATGATATGCTTTTACCGAAATTTTCAATACAACTCTTGGTAGAAAATGCAATAAAACACGGTTTTACAGGAAAAAGTTTAATTATTGATGTAAATGTAAATGATAAAAAAATAGAAGTAACAAATAGCGGAAAGATTACTTCAAAAGTTATTTTTGGAGTAGGATTAAACAATTTGCAAAAAAGATTACAAATTCTTAAAATTGGGTATTTAAAAAGTTCAATAGAAAATGATAAAATGAAGTTTACAATATATAGGAGTAATAGATGA
- a CDS encoding AarF/ABC1/UbiB kinase family protein → MNNYSPKRILSVFLFLLTIYLVIKRKDSFLFLKPLKPKKLKNTIVDLGASFIKLAQVLATRSDFFSQDYLDELKNLHDQIPPMNEKSYEKIYNKAFKNLTFKSFDKNAIASASIGQVHVAYLNSGEKVAVKLRRDGIKKQILADIKIISFFNFLFKPLFSHYTKNSIEAVIVEFSKMIKEEVSLNKELSNLKKFSHVYENSGIKFPKPYEEYCSDDAIVMSYEEGFRFDDKENIFKHKIDFKKIIANLVDFYTTQMLINGYFHADPHPGNLLVNKKGELILLDFGMVKTVPNDKRIAIIELIKAANEQNYELYIAASKKLGTISYEAPTSELAEFTSNMFDIFSNDNLSSESMQKLAFEILETTRNMPFKLPSDAIYILRVSAIVEGLGTTYIENFNGIKDILPILQNNLPKALGAKDTITETIIDEVKDLPFFVKELKNVVKKASEGTLQIEVSNNQIEYLAKELKSYVKGITNSLILILSSFFILLYDKDLKSFALVLFLAGIIKLFYK, encoded by the coding sequence ATAAATAATTATTCACCAAAAAGAATACTAAGTGTATTTCTTTTTTTATTAACTATTTATTTAGTTATAAAAAGAAAAGATAGCTTTTTATTTTTAAAACCCCTTAAACCAAAAAAATTAAAAAATACTATTGTTGATTTGGGAGCTAGTTTTATAAAATTAGCTCAAGTATTGGCTACTAGATCTGATTTTTTCTCACAAGACTATCTTGATGAATTAAAAAATCTTCATGATCAAATCCCACCAATGAATGAAAAAAGTTATGAAAAGATTTATAATAAAGCCTTTAAAAATCTTACTTTCAAGAGCTTTGATAAAAATGCCATAGCTTCTGCCTCTATTGGACAAGTTCATGTGGCATATTTAAATAGTGGAGAAAAAGTTGCTGTAAAATTAAGAAGAGATGGCATAAAAAAACAAATTTTAGCTGATATAAAAATCATAAGCTTTTTTAATTTTTTATTTAAACCCCTATTTTCACACTATACTAAAAACTCTATAGAAGCTGTTATTGTAGAATTTTCAAAAATGATTAAAGAAGAAGTTTCACTAAATAAAGAGTTATCAAATCTAAAAAAATTTTCCCATGTATATGAAAATAGTGGTATAAAATTTCCTAAACCATATGAAGAGTATTGTAGTGATGATGCTATTGTTATGAGTTATGAAGAAGGATTTAGATTTGATGATAAAGAAAATATCTTTAAACATAAAATTGATTTTAAAAAAATAATTGCCAATTTGGTTGATTTTTATACTACTCAAATGCTTATAAATGGATACTTTCATGCAGACCCCCACCCTGGGAATTTACTTGTAAATAAAAAGGGTGAACTTATTTTACTTGATTTTGGTATGGTAAAAACTGTACCAAACGATAAAAGAATCGCAATAATTGAGTTAATTAAAGCAGCCAATGAACAAAATTATGAACTCTATATTGCTGCGAGTAAAAAACTTGGAACCATATCATATGAAGCCCCTACTTCCGAACTTGCAGAATTTACTTCAAATATGTTTGATATATTTTCAAATGATAATTTAAGTAGTGAATCTATGCAAAAACTTGCCTTTGAGATTTTAGAAACAACTAGAAATATGCCTTTTAAACTACCAAGTGATGCGATTTATATCTTAAGAGTTAGTGCTATTGTAGAAGGTTTAGGAACTACTTATATAGAAAATTTCAATGGAATAAAAGATATTCTACCAATCTTGCAAAATAATCTTCCTAAAGCTCTTGGGGCAAAAGATACAATTACAGAGACAATTATTGATGAAGTAAAAGATTTGCCATTTTTTGTAAAAGAGTTAAAAAATGTAGTAAAAAAAGCTAGTGAGGGAACTTTACAAATTGAAGTTTCAAATAATCAAATTGAGTATTTAGCAAAAGAGTTAAAAAGTTATGTAAAAGGAATCACAAACTCTTTAATTCTAATTCTATCTAGCTTTTTTATTCTTTTGTATGATAAAGATTTAAAAAGCTTTGCCTTAGTATTATTTTTAGCAGGTATTATAAAACTTTTTTACAAATAG
- a CDS encoding SRPBCC family protein, which translates to MKRYEKTSLISCSIDELFEFHLDSNNIKKITPKDTKVELLSKDFVPTEGKVLKIKTTKFFVPTLWEVEISLIKKPNMLVDTAVKSPFEFWRHSHIFTKKGNVCELKDVIEYEMPFGFIGNIFSSFMEKQLDSMFSYRHKQTKIILEKKDKA; encoded by the coding sequence ATGAAAAGATACGAAAAAACATCACTTATCTCATGTAGTATAGATGAGCTATTTGAGTTTCATTTAGACTCAAATAATATAAAGAAAATTACCCCAAAAGATACAAAAGTAGAACTTCTAAGTAAAGATTTTGTACCAACAGAAGGCAAAGTTTTGAAAATAAAAACTACAAAATTTTTTGTACCAACTTTATGGGAAGTTGAAATTAGTTTGATTAAAAAACCAAATATGCTAGTAGATACTGCTGTTAAGTCACCTTTTGAATTTTGGAGACACTCTCATATTTTTACAAAAAAAGGTAATGTTTGTGAATTAAAAGATGTAATTGAATATGAAATGCCATTTGGCTTTATAGGTAATATTTTTTCTTCTTTTATGGAAAAACAACTTGATAGTATGTTCTCATACAGACATAAACAAACTAAAATAATATTAGAAAAGAAGGATAAAGCTTGA
- a CDS encoding LytTR family DNA-binding domain-containing protein, with protein sequence MKIMIVDDEKLALSRLTRLLNEEGIEDIVSFDSPSLALVEATKQKFDVVFLDISMPQMNGLELANTILSLEPKTFIVFQTAYSEYAIEAFKIGGIDYLMKPIESDDIKRVLEKIKSFKQSSQSSDEKLLGKRGNKIYLIKLDDIYFIKADLDEVLVRIKDADVYVKRKIGDLEKLLDKKKFFRIHRSIIVNVDKIKSMESVEQSKLTISFENIDSVVTSSKDGAKEFREYLERRSL encoded by the coding sequence ATGAAAATAATGATAGTCGATGATGAAAAATTAGCTCTAAGTAGATTAACAAGACTTTTAAATGAAGAGGGAATAGAGGATATTGTAAGTTTTGATTCTCCAAGTCTTGCATTGGTAGAAGCTACAAAGCAAAAATTCGATGTAGTTTTTCTAGACATCTCAATGCCTCAAATGAATGGCCTAGAACTTGCAAATACTATTTTATCTCTTGAACCAAAGACTTTTATTGTATTTCAAACAGCATATAGTGAGTATGCAATAGAGGCTTTTAAAATTGGTGGAATAGATTATTTAATGAAACCAATAGAAAGCGATGATATAAAAAGAGTACTAGAAAAAATAAAGAGTTTTAAACAATCAAGCCAATCAAGTGATGAAAAACTTCTAGGAAAAAGAGGAAATAAAATATATCTAATCAAACTTGATGATATATATTTTATAAAAGCAGATTTGGATGAGGTACTGGTTCGTATAAAAGATGCAGATGTATATGTGAAAAGGAAAATTGGAGATTTAGAAAAGCTTTTAGATAAAAAGAAATTTTTTAGAATACATCGTTCAATCATTGTAAATGTTGATAAAATAAAATCAATGGAAAGTGTTGAACAATCAAAACTTACTATTAGCTTTGAAAATATTGATTCAGTTGTGACAAGTTCTAAAGATGGAGCAAAAGAATTTAGAGAATATTTAGAAAGAAGAAGTCTTTAA